A single genomic interval of Saccharospirillum mangrovi harbors:
- the ccoS gene encoding cbb3-type cytochrome oxidase assembly protein CcoS yields the protein MDILRLLLPVSALLLLIGGGLFWWTVRSGQYDDLDSPAHRILFDDDDDMIPNDHKSKRDR from the coding sequence ATGGATATTCTGCGTTTATTACTGCCCGTATCGGCCCTGCTGTTGTTGATCGGCGGCGGCCTGTTCTGGTGGACCGTCCGCTCCGGTCAATACGACGACCTGGACAGCCCGGCTCATCGCATCCTCTTTGATGACGATGACGACATGATTCCCAACGACCACAAATCCAAACGTGACCGCTGA
- a CDS encoding heavy metal translocating P-type ATPase produces the protein MTQPCFHCGLPAFDERFQLEVGGDAKVFCCVGCLAAAQTILDAGLGEYYRFHDPDQTPAAPPVSDRDREQLALYDRDDVQSEFVQRLDSGDCQATLMIDGVSCAACSWLIEKRLYQQAGVAEARFNQTTHRLLLRWKPGDAALSTLFVALHSLGYRAQPYQADAEEALRQKTGRRYLLRLGVAGIGMMQAMMNAVALYSGSIEATYVHWLRWTSLFITLPVVIIGAGPYFTAAWRALKSRSLSMDVSVSLAIGGAFAASVWATVTRQGEVYFESVSMFTFFLVLGRFLEFRARTSVHASSNALARQLPPTCRVRVGDDYQQRPVRDLVVGDVIQVRAGELCPVDGRLVHGASEFDESRLTGEVAPQPKAPGGNVLAGTTNLSQAVDIEVERLGADSSASALTQLLERASSEKPRLAELADRGARHFVLSTLLITALIGLAWLWIEPDRAFWIVISVLVVTCPCALSLATPTVLAQATQSLAKEGLIVTRGHTLERLADITDIAFDKTGTLTEGRFRLIETELTRTAQDTGLTNDSALRLAAALEADSDHPLARAFRDAAQGLPLPAIDDRTLHPSAGVSGRDAQSAYRLGTAQFALTESPADAQQPGTLWLSRDGVALARFQLADEIRSTAATALQQLSALGLRCHVLTGDPNPQTDTRLTALALNGDYHANLSAADKLNWLHEQQAHGRHIAMVGDGINDAPVLAGAPVSIALASGTDLAKQASDALLLNDQLTVLASAIRAARKTRRVIRQNLWWALVYNGVALPLAALGWVTPWQAAIGMSASSLLVVLNALRLRRLN, from the coding sequence ATGACGCAACCCTGCTTTCATTGCGGCCTGCCGGCGTTTGACGAGCGCTTTCAGCTTGAAGTCGGCGGCGACGCAAAAGTCTTCTGCTGCGTCGGCTGCCTGGCTGCCGCCCAGACCATTCTCGACGCCGGCCTGGGCGAGTACTACCGCTTTCACGACCCCGACCAAACCCCCGCCGCGCCCCCGGTCAGCGACCGCGACCGCGAACAACTGGCGCTCTACGACCGCGACGACGTTCAGTCCGAATTCGTACAACGGCTCGATTCCGGCGACTGTCAGGCAACACTGATGATCGATGGCGTTAGTTGCGCCGCCTGCAGTTGGCTGATCGAGAAACGGCTGTATCAGCAAGCCGGCGTCGCCGAAGCCCGTTTCAACCAGACCACGCACCGCCTGTTATTGCGCTGGAAGCCAGGCGACGCCGCGTTATCGACCTTGTTCGTGGCGCTGCACTCACTCGGTTATCGCGCCCAGCCCTATCAGGCCGACGCCGAAGAAGCGCTGCGGCAAAAAACCGGCCGCCGCTATCTGCTGCGTCTGGGCGTTGCGGGCATCGGCATGATGCAGGCGATGATGAACGCCGTGGCGCTGTACAGCGGCAGCATTGAAGCAACCTACGTGCATTGGCTGCGCTGGACTTCGCTGTTCATCACGCTGCCCGTCGTCATTATCGGCGCCGGCCCGTATTTCACCGCTGCCTGGCGAGCGCTGAAATCGCGCAGTCTGAGCATGGATGTGTCGGTGTCGCTGGCGATTGGCGGTGCCTTTGCCGCCAGCGTCTGGGCTACGGTCACGCGCCAGGGCGAGGTCTATTTCGAATCGGTGTCGATGTTCACCTTTTTCCTGGTGCTGGGCCGCTTTTTGGAATTCCGCGCCCGTACCTCGGTGCACGCCTCCAGCAATGCTCTGGCACGCCAGTTGCCGCCGACCTGCCGGGTGCGCGTCGGCGACGACTACCAACAACGACCCGTGCGCGATCTGGTCGTTGGCGATGTGATTCAGGTGCGCGCCGGCGAACTCTGCCCGGTCGACGGTCGCCTGGTGCACGGCGCCAGCGAATTTGATGAATCGCGACTGACCGGCGAAGTCGCGCCGCAGCCGAAAGCTCCCGGCGGCAACGTACTGGCTGGCACCACTAATTTGAGCCAGGCGGTGGATATTGAAGTCGAACGGCTCGGCGCCGACAGCTCCGCCTCGGCACTGACGCAACTGCTGGAACGGGCGTCCAGCGAGAAACCTCGGCTGGCGGAATTGGCCGACCGTGGCGCGCGCCATTTTGTCTTATCGACCTTGCTGATCACCGCCTTGATCGGCCTTGCCTGGTTGTGGATCGAACCCGACCGCGCGTTCTGGATTGTCATCAGCGTTCTGGTCGTCACCTGCCCCTGTGCCTTGAGTCTGGCGACGCCGACGGTTTTGGCGCAAGCCACACAAAGCCTGGCTAAAGAAGGTTTGATCGTGACGCGCGGCCACACGCTAGAACGGCTGGCCGATATCACCGACATCGCCTTCGACAAAACCGGCACCCTGACCGAAGGCCGGTTCCGATTGATCGAAACCGAATTAACCCGTACTGCCCAAGACACCGGGTTGACCAACGACAGCGCTCTGCGTCTGGCCGCCGCGCTGGAAGCGGACAGCGATCATCCGTTGGCACGCGCCTTCCGCGATGCCGCTCAAGGCCTGCCGTTGCCTGCGATTGACGACCGAACCTTACACCCGTCAGCAGGCGTGTCCGGTCGCGATGCGCAAAGTGCCTATCGCCTTGGCACCGCTCAATTTGCGCTGACCGAATCACCAGCGGACGCACAACAACCCGGTACGCTCTGGCTCAGCCGCGATGGTGTGGCGCTGGCGCGGTTTCAACTGGCCGATGAAATACGCTCAACCGCCGCAACGGCGCTGCAACAGCTGTCGGCACTGGGCTTGCGCTGCCACGTCTTGACCGGCGATCCGAACCCTCAGACCGATACCCGCCTGACGGCCCTGGCGCTGAACGGCGACTACCACGCCAATTTGAGCGCCGCCGACAAACTGAATTGGCTGCACGAACAGCAGGCGCATGGCCGCCACATCGCCATGGTCGGCGACGGCATCAACGACGCCCCGGTGCTTGCGGGCGCGCCGGTGTCGATCGCGCTGGCGTCCGGCACCGACCTCGCCAAACAGGCGTCCGATGCGCTGCTGCTCAACGATCAACTGACCGTGCTGGCCTCGGCCATTCGCGCCGCCCGCAAAACGCGGCGCGTCATTCGCCAGAATCTGTGGTGGGCGCTGGTGTACAATGGCGTCGCTTTGCCGCTGGCGGCGCTGGGCTGGGTAACGCCCTGGCAAGCGGCCATCGGTATGTCAGCCAGTTCGCTGCTGGTTGTGCTTAATGCTTTGCGACTGAGACGTTTGAACTGA
- a CDS encoding FixH family protein yields MAKQTGKRWFQEFWVWFMLAPLIAVVAAWAWFIPVAIRTNDGAILDNYYEDGLSVIERNTQSQWAAEQHLSAQLQTLGERVQLRLDGQLKERPDTLKLTYAFPTRASWDVSVELTRQPDGRYLGTLSEAVSERRQLILEPVGVAEPWRLHGEAVLPDRSIIRLQPRL; encoded by the coding sequence ATGGCAAAACAGACTGGTAAACGCTGGTTTCAGGAATTCTGGGTTTGGTTCATGTTGGCGCCACTGATCGCCGTGGTCGCCGCCTGGGCCTGGTTTATTCCCGTGGCCATTCGGACCAACGACGGCGCCATCCTCGACAATTATTACGAAGACGGCCTGTCGGTCATCGAGCGCAACACCCAATCACAATGGGCGGCCGAGCAGCATCTGAGTGCCCAGCTGCAAACCTTGGGCGAGCGCGTTCAGTTGCGTCTGGATGGTCAATTGAAGGAACGACCGGACACCTTAAAGCTGACCTACGCCTTCCCGACTCGCGCCAGCTGGGACGTCAGCGTTGAACTGACGCGTCAGCCCGACGGCCGTTATCTGGGCACGTTGTCCGAGGCCGTCAGCGAGCGTCGTCAGTTGATTCTGGAGCCGGTCGGTGTCGCCGAACCGTGGCGTCTGCACGGCGAAGCGGTTCTGCCGGATCGCAGCATCATCAGGCTTCAACCGCGTCTGTAA
- the ccoG gene encoding cytochrome c oxidase accessory protein CcoG, protein MTDKIQVKDVTDDAVKTVDLYQEREKIYVRRIKGFYRNLRVYGGAALFALYFGTLWLDWNGRQAVLFDLPARQFHILGITFWPQDFMLLSWALIICAFALFLVTVLAGRVWCGYTCPQSAWTWIFMFIEEKTEGKRNARIKLDDQPMTLEKFARKAAKHLLWLAVALATALTFVGYFVPIKTLLPQLVTFQVGGWAIFWIAFFTLATYGNAGWLREQVCIYMCPYARFQAVMFDQDTLIVSYDEARGEPRGARKRGIEPSEVGLGDCIDCELCVQVCPTGIDIRDGLQYECIGCAACIDACDSVMDKMGYEPGLIRYTTENSLEGKPSRILRPRLIGYGLALAVMIGLFSWVIATRVPLDLSIERGRGELHRITSEGLVENSYQISLMNMSERDHRYRLSVDGLDDLELIAPPMVEVEAGGVAEFPVRLLINPNELQLPNNEIHFTAEAVEDPSQRVSAESRFFGPARF, encoded by the coding sequence ATGACCGATAAAATTCAGGTCAAAGACGTCACGGACGACGCCGTCAAGACCGTCGACCTCTACCAAGAAAGGGAAAAGATCTACGTCCGCCGGATCAAGGGTTTCTACCGCAATCTCCGTGTTTACGGTGGTGCGGCCTTGTTTGCGCTTTACTTCGGCACCCTTTGGCTCGACTGGAACGGCCGCCAGGCAGTTCTGTTCGACCTGCCCGCCCGCCAGTTTCACATTCTTGGCATCACCTTCTGGCCGCAGGATTTCATGCTGTTGTCCTGGGCGTTGATCATCTGTGCGTTCGCGCTGTTTCTGGTGACGGTTCTGGCCGGTCGCGTCTGGTGTGGTTACACCTGCCCGCAGAGCGCCTGGACCTGGATTTTCATGTTCATCGAGGAAAAAACCGAGGGCAAACGCAACGCCCGCATCAAGCTCGATGATCAACCCATGACGCTGGAAAAATTCGCCCGTAAAGCCGCCAAGCATTTGCTGTGGCTGGCGGTGGCGTTAGCGACCGCGCTGACCTTCGTCGGCTATTTCGTGCCGATCAAAACCCTGCTGCCGCAGTTGGTGACGTTTCAGGTCGGTGGCTGGGCCATCTTCTGGATCGCCTTTTTCACGCTGGCGACCTACGGCAACGCCGGCTGGCTGCGCGAACAGGTGTGCATCTACATGTGCCCCTACGCCCGTTTCCAGGCGGTGATGTTCGATCAGGACACCCTGATCGTCAGTTACGACGAAGCCCGGGGCGAGCCGCGCGGTGCGCGCAAACGCGGCATCGAACCGAGTGAAGTCGGCCTGGGTGACTGCATCGATTGCGAACTCTGCGTCCAGGTCTGCCCGACCGGCATCGACATCCGCGACGGCCTGCAATACGAATGCATCGGTTGCGCCGCCTGCATCGATGCCTGCGATTCAGTGATGGACAAAATGGGCTACGAACCCGGCCTGATCCGCTACACCACCGAAAACAGTCTCGAAGGCAAACCGAGCCGCATTCTGCGTCCGCGACTGATCGGTTACGGCCTGGCGCTGGCGGTGATGATCGGCCTGTTCAGTTGGGTGATTGCGACGCGCGTTCCACTCGATCTGTCGATTGAACGGGGCCGCGGCGAGTTGCACCGCATCACGTCCGAAGGGTTGGTGGAAAACTCTTATCAGATCAGTTTGATGAACATGTCTGAGCGCGATCATCGCTACCGTTTGAGCGTCGATGGTCTGGACGATCTGGAACTGATTGCACCGCCGATGGTTGAAGTCGAAGCCGGCGGCGTCGCCGAATTCCCGGTGCGTCTGCTGATCAACCCGAACGAGTTGCAGTTGCCGAACAACGAAATTCATTTCACCGCCGAAGCGGTTGAAGATCCGTCGCAACGAGTCAGCGCCGAGAGCCGCTTCTTCGGCCCGGCGCGATTCTAA
- the ccoP gene encoding cytochrome-c oxidase, cbb3-type subunit III produces the protein MSSFWSFYIIGITTIFLVGIVALIHFTRRMPDSEGVGETTGHQFDGIEEFNNPMPKWWLNLFWATIIFAVGYLIAMPVGNWKGLLNWSSSGQLTNDQIEHERRYGEIYQRLASVPVEDLKDNPQAMRVGQRLFEDNCALCHGQAATGGYGFPNLTDNDWLYGGAGDTIKTTVLGGRNGQMPAWGDALGAAGVRAVAEYVMQLSGQDDVNASLARQGQTLFNASCVACHGQDGTGNHALGAPNLTDNTWLYRIPGESLRDSVQYTVEHGRSGRMPAWADVLGEERVHIVAGYIYSLSQL, from the coding sequence ATGAGTAGCTTTTGGAGTTTCTACATTATCGGTATCACCACCATTTTCCTGGTGGGCATCGTCGCGTTGATTCACTTTACCCGACGCATGCCTGACTCCGAGGGTGTTGGCGAAACCACCGGCCATCAGTTCGATGGCATTGAAGAGTTCAATAACCCCATGCCCAAGTGGTGGCTCAACCTGTTCTGGGCGACCATCATCTTTGCGGTGGGTTATCTGATTGCCATGCCGGTGGGTAACTGGAAAGGTTTGTTGAACTGGAGCTCCAGTGGCCAGTTAACCAACGATCAGATCGAACACGAACGTCGCTATGGTGAGATCTATCAGCGCCTGGCGTCGGTACCGGTCGAAGACCTGAAAGATAACCCGCAAGCCATGCGCGTGGGTCAGCGTCTGTTCGAAGACAACTGCGCGCTGTGTCACGGCCAGGCCGCAACGGGCGGCTACGGCTTCCCCAACCTGACTGACAACGACTGGCTCTACGGCGGCGCTGGCGACACCATCAAGACCACCGTTCTGGGCGGTCGCAATGGTCAGATGCCGGCCTGGGGTGATGCCTTGGGTGCCGCTGGTGTGCGGGCAGTAGCTGAGTACGTCATGCAGTTGTCCGGCCAGGACGACGTCAACGCCAGCCTGGCACGTCAGGGCCAGACCCTGTTCAACGCCAGTTGTGTGGCCTGTCACGGCCAGGATGGCACCGGCAACCATGCGTTGGGTGCACCTAACCTGACCGACAACACCTGGCTGTACCGCATTCCGGGTGAATCGTTGCGCGATTCTGTGCAGTACACCGTCGAACACGGTCGCTCCGGACGCATGCCGGCCTGGGCCGATGTGTTGGGCGAAGAGCGCGTGCACATCGTCGCCGGTTACATCTACAGTCTGAGTCAGCTTTAA
- a CDS encoding cbb3-type cytochrome oxidase subunit 3, giving the protein MDINTLRGLATVFTMIAFFGVVYWAYSSKRKARFDDAANLPFAELDEKMDAASDKKEERR; this is encoded by the coding sequence ATGGACATCAATACGCTGCGCGGTTTAGCCACCGTCTTTACCATGATCGCCTTTTTCGGCGTGGTGTACTGGGCCTATTCCAGCAAGCGCAAGGCGCGTTTTGACGACGCCGCCAACCTGCCGTTCGCCGAGCTCGACGAAAAAATGGATGCTGCCTCGGACAAGAAAGAGGAAAGACGATGA
- the ccoO gene encoding cytochrome-c oxidase, cbb3-type subunit II produces the protein MQHEKIEKNVGLMAFLVVIAISFGGLVEIVPLFRIDDTTKPVEGLEPYTAVQLEGRDIYIREGCHVCHTQMVRPLRAEVERYGPYSQAGEMIYEHPFLWGSKRTGPDLARVGGRYSNEWHKAHLYNPRSVVPESNMPAFPWLFERTLDGEHTAAKMTALRRVGVPYTDEQIAGAQEAVAGTTEIDALVAYLQHLGTVVTGR, from the coding sequence ATGCAACACGAAAAGATTGAAAAGAACGTTGGCTTGATGGCCTTTCTGGTCGTCATTGCCATCAGCTTTGGCGGTCTGGTTGAAATCGTGCCGCTGTTTCGCATCGATGACACAACCAAACCGGTGGAGGGCCTGGAGCCTTACACCGCGGTTCAATTGGAAGGTCGCGACATCTATATCCGCGAAGGCTGCCACGTCTGCCACACCCAGATGGTGCGGCCGCTGCGTGCTGAAGTGGAACGCTACGGACCTTACTCACAGGCCGGCGAAATGATCTACGAGCATCCGTTCCTGTGGGGCTCCAAGCGCACCGGTCCAGACCTGGCGCGTGTCGGTGGCCGTTACAGCAACGAATGGCACAAAGCGCACCTGTACAACCCGCGCTCAGTCGTTCCGGAATCCAACATGCCGGCATTCCCGTGGTTGTTCGAACGGACGCTGGATGGTGAGCACACCGCTGCCAAGATGACGGCGCTGCGTCGGGTTGGCGTTCCGTACACCGACGAGCAGATCGCCGGTGCTCAGGAAGCCGTTGCCGGAACCACCGAGATCGATGCGTTGGTGGCTTATCTGCAACATCTCGGCACTGTTGTGACCGGTCGCTGA
- the ccoN gene encoding cytochrome-c oxidase, cbb3-type subunit I gives MSHPSPATEVNETYNYTVVRQFAIMTVVWGIVGMLVGVIIAAQLAFPELNFGPYFHFGRLRPLHTNAVIFAFGGCALFATSYYVVQRTTQARLAFEGLAKFTFWGWQAVIVSAVITLPLGLTSTKEYAELEWPIDILIAVVWLSYLAVFVGTIHRRRTSHIYVGNWFYLAFIMTVAVLHVVNNIAIPVSWFKSYSVYPGTMDAMVQWWYGHNAVGFFLTAGFLGMMYYYVPKQAERPVYSYRLSIVHFWALIAIYMWAGGHHLHFSALPDWAQNLGMVMSVILLVPSWGGMINGMMTMSGAWHKLRTDPILRFLVVSLSFYGMATFEGPMMAIKTVNALSHNTDWTIGHVHSGALGWVAMISIGALYHTIPRLFGQTQMYSVALINVHFWLATIGTVLYIAAMWVNGIAQGLMWRAVNTDGSLMYSFVQGVEVSWPGYVVRLIGGITFLSGMLLMAYNVWRTVRNDQATQAETAPQAA, from the coding sequence ATGAGCCATCCTAGCCCCGCTACTGAGGTGAATGAAACGTACAACTATACCGTTGTTCGTCAATTCGCCATCATGACCGTCGTCTGGGGAATTGTCGGTATGTTGGTCGGTGTCATTATCGCTGCTCAGCTGGCCTTTCCAGAGTTAAATTTCGGTCCTTATTTTCATTTTGGTCGCTTGCGTCCGCTGCACACCAACGCGGTTATTTTTGCGTTCGGCGGCTGTGCTTTGTTCGCAACGTCTTATTACGTCGTTCAGCGCACCACTCAGGCCCGTCTGGCCTTTGAGGGGCTGGCAAAATTCACCTTTTGGGGATGGCAGGCGGTTATTGTTTCTGCCGTTATTACCCTGCCGCTGGGTCTGACCTCTACAAAAGAGTACGCCGAACTGGAATGGCCGATTGATATCCTGATCGCCGTTGTCTGGTTGTCGTATCTGGCGGTCTTCGTCGGCACCATCCACCGTCGCCGCACCTCGCACATTTACGTCGGCAACTGGTTTTATCTGGCGTTCATTATGACCGTCGCGGTGCTGCACGTGGTGAACAACATTGCCATTCCGGTGAGCTGGTTTAAGTCTTATTCGGTGTACCCCGGCACCATGGACGCCATGGTTCAGTGGTGGTACGGCCACAACGCGGTGGGCTTTTTCCTGACTGCCGGCTTCCTCGGCATGATGTACTACTACGTGCCCAAGCAGGCGGAACGTCCGGTGTATTCCTATCGGTTGTCCATCGTCCACTTCTGGGCTTTGATCGCCATCTATATGTGGGCCGGCGGTCACCATCTGCATTTCTCTGCGCTGCCTGACTGGGCTCAGAACCTGGGCATGGTGATGTCGGTGATTCTGCTGGTTCCGTCCTGGGGCGGCATGATCAACGGCATGATGACCATGAGCGGCGCCTGGCACAAACTGCGCACCGATCCGATTCTGCGTTTCCTGGTGGTGTCTTTGTCGTTCTACGGCATGGCAACGTTTGAAGGCCCGATGATGGCGATCAAGACGGTTAACGCCCTGTCGCACAACACCGACTGGACCATCGGCCACGTTCACTCCGGCGCGTTGGGCTGGGTGGCGATGATTTCCATCGGCGCGCTCTATCACACCATTCCACGCCTGTTCGGCCAGACCCAGATGTACAGCGTTGCCTTGATCAACGTGCATTTCTGGTTAGCCACCATCGGTACCGTTCTGTACATCGCCGCTATGTGGGTTAACGGCATTGCCCAGGGTTTGATGTGGCGTGCGGTCAACACCGACGGTTCGCTGATGTACAGCTTCGTCCAGGGTGTCGAAGTCAGTTGGCCGGGTTATGTGGTGCGCCTGATTGGCGGTATCACCTTCTTGAGCGGCATGCTGCTGATGGCCTACAACGTCTGGCGCACTGTGCGCAACGACCAGGCCACTCAGGCTGAAACCGCGCCTCAGGCCGCTTGA
- a CDS encoding acylphosphatase, whose translation MQCMKAWVYGKVQGVGYRLFCRRRARELGVTGHAINLPDGRVEVLLCGTEDALSSMIDALHQGPHFAQVAGVDVERIALGGAEVPTDFVTG comes from the coding sequence ATGCAGTGCATGAAGGCTTGGGTGTATGGCAAGGTTCAGGGCGTTGGATATCGCCTGTTTTGTCGTCGTCGTGCGCGCGAGCTAGGCGTTACCGGCCACGCCATTAACCTGCCGGACGGCCGGGTCGAAGTATTGCTGTGCGGCACCGAAGATGCGCTGTCCAGTATGATTGATGCGCTGCATCAGGGGCCGCACTTCGCGCAGGTTGCCGGAGTTGACGTAGAGCGCATCGCGCTGGGTGGCGCTGAAGTCCCAACTGACTTTGTGACCGGCTGA
- the aspS gene encoding aspartate--tRNA ligase: MRSHYCGELNASLIDETVTISGWVHRRRDHGGVIFLDVRDRAGITQVVFDPDAPESFNIADRVRSEYVIEVTGRVRARPEGTVNANMATGEIEVLGKEITVLNAAKTPPFPLDEYSDVGEDVRLRYRFMDLRRPEMQQKLVLRSRITSSIRRHLEEQGFLDIETPILTRATPEGARDYLVPSRTHPGEFFALPQSPQLFKQLLMVSGFDRYYQIAKCFRDEDLRADRQPEFTQIDIETSFTDEDGIMSLTETMIRNLFSDVLKVDFGDFPRMPYSEAMEKYGSDKPDLRIPLELVTVSDLMTDVDFKVFSGPATDPKGRVAALKVPGGSELTRKQIDDYTKFVGIYGAKGLAYIKVNDKTNLPDGLQSPIVKFMPETVLAQLMERLDANNGDLIFFGADKASVVNDALGALRCKIGEDLDLYTRDWAPLWVVDFPMFEETGEGRLAALHHPFTAPSCSPDELKASPATALSRAYDMVLNGVELGGGSIRIHNEDMQHSVFEVLGISAEEQEEKFGFLLSALRYGAPPHGGLAFGLDRLVMLMTGADSIREVIAFPKTQTAADLLTQAPSEVSQEQLRELNLRIRKPATDA; this comes from the coding sequence ATGCGAAGCCATTACTGCGGGGAACTCAACGCTTCCCTGATTGACGAGACCGTGACCATCAGCGGCTGGGTTCACCGCCGCCGCGATCATGGCGGTGTGATCTTCCTCGACGTCCGCGACCGTGCCGGCATTACTCAGGTCGTGTTCGATCCCGATGCACCGGAAAGCTTCAATATTGCGGACCGGGTGCGGTCTGAATACGTCATCGAAGTGACTGGTCGGGTTCGGGCGCGTCCCGAAGGTACCGTCAATGCCAATATGGCGACGGGCGAGATCGAAGTGCTGGGCAAGGAAATCACCGTACTGAACGCCGCCAAAACGCCGCCGTTCCCGCTGGATGAATATTCCGATGTCGGCGAAGACGTGCGTTTGCGTTATCGCTTCATGGATCTGCGTCGTCCGGAAATGCAGCAAAAGCTGGTGTTGCGTTCGCGCATTACGTCCAGCATTCGTCGCCATCTGGAAGAGCAGGGTTTTCTTGATATCGAAACCCCGATTCTGACGCGTGCTACTCCCGAAGGCGCACGTGATTATCTGGTACCGAGCCGTACTCACCCGGGCGAATTTTTCGCATTGCCGCAATCGCCGCAGCTGTTTAAACAGTTGCTGATGGTGTCTGGCTTTGATCGCTATTACCAAATCGCCAAATGTTTCCGCGACGAAGATTTGCGCGCCGACCGTCAGCCGGAATTCACCCAGATTGACATTGAAACCTCGTTCACCGACGAAGACGGCATCATGTCGCTGACCGAAACCATGATCCGTAATCTGTTCAGTGATGTACTCAAGGTTGATTTCGGCGACTTCCCGCGCATGCCGTATTCCGAAGCCATGGAAAAGTACGGCAGCGACAAGCCGGATCTGCGAATTCCGCTGGAGCTGGTCACTGTCAGCGATCTGATGACTGACGTCGATTTCAAAGTTTTCTCCGGCCCGGCAACGGACCCCAAAGGTCGCGTAGCCGCCCTGAAAGTGCCCGGCGGCAGCGAACTGACCCGTAAGCAGATCGACGACTACACCAAGTTCGTCGGCATCTACGGCGCTAAAGGTCTGGCCTACATCAAGGTCAACGACAAGACCAACCTGCCGGACGGCCTGCAGTCGCCGATTGTCAAGTTCATGCCGGAAACCGTACTGGCGCAATTGATGGAACGGCTGGACGCCAACAACGGCGATCTGATTTTCTTCGGTGCCGACAAAGCCAGTGTCGTCAACGATGCGCTGGGTGCGTTGCGCTGCAAAATCGGCGAAGACCTGGACCTCTACACGCGCGACTGGGCGCCGCTGTGGGTGGTCGACTTCCCGATGTTCGAAGAAACCGGCGAAGGTCGCTTGGCCGCGTTGCACCATCCATTTACCGCACCGTCGTGCAGCCCGGATGAACTGAAAGCCAGCCCGGCAACCGCTTTGTCGCGCGCCTACGACATGGTTTTGAATGGCGTCGAACTGGGTGGCGGTTCCATTCGTATTCACAACGAAGACATGCAGCACTCTGTCTTCGAAGTGCTGGGCATCAGCGCTGAGGAACAGGAAGAGAAGTTCGGCTTCCTGTTGTCGGCTCTGCGCTATGGCGCGCCGCCGCACGGTGGTTTGGCGTTCGGTCTGGATCGTCTGGTTATGTTGATGACCGGCGCCGACTCCATTCGTGAAGTCATCGCCTTCCCGAAAACCCAGACAGCAGCCGATTTGCTGACCCAAGCACCGAGCGAAGTCAGCCAGGAACAGCTACGCGAACTGAACCTTCGCATTCGTAAGCCGGCGACCGACGCCTGA
- a CDS encoding YebC/PmpR family DNA-binding transcriptional regulator: MAGHSKWANIKHRKAAQDAKRGKVFTKIIRELVVAAKNGGPSPEDNPTLRSVMDKALTANMKKDTIEKAIARGAGSAEGDDYEAMTYEGYGASGVAVYVKCLSDNRNRTVSEVRHAFTKCGGNLGTDGSVAYLFSNAGQLFIESGDEDAIMEVALEAGAEDVISLDDGSFEIRTAPEDFLDVKNALVAAGHEVEGEVTMIPSTETELDVETAEKVQRLIDMLEDLDDVQAVYTNAAFPEEAEAS, from the coding sequence ATGGCAGGTCATAGTAAGTGGGCCAACATCAAACACCGCAAGGCCGCGCAAGACGCCAAGCGGGGTAAGGTCTTCACTAAAATTATTCGTGAGTTGGTGGTCGCTGCCAAAAACGGCGGTCCCAGCCCGGAAGATAACCCGACGTTGCGTTCGGTCATGGACAAAGCCCTGACCGCCAACATGAAAAAAGACACCATCGAAAAAGCCATTGCCCGCGGTGCCGGCAGCGCCGAGGGTGACGACTACGAAGCCATGACCTACGAAGGCTACGGCGCCAGCGGTGTAGCGGTGTACGTCAAGTGTCTGTCCGACAACCGCAACCGGACGGTTTCGGAAGTGCGCCATGCCTTCACCAAGTGCGGCGGCAATTTGGGTACCGATGGTTCGGTGGCCTATTTGTTCAGCAACGCCGGTCAGTTGTTCATCGAAAGCGGTGATGAAGACGCCATTATGGAAGTGGCGTTGGAAGCCGGTGCCGAAGACGTCATCAGCCTTGACGATGGCAGCTTCGAAATTCGCACCGCGCCGGAAGATTTCCTCGACGTGAAAAATGCGCTGGTTGCGGCCGGTCATGAAGTCGAAGGCGAAGTCACTATGATCCCGTCGACCGAAACCGAACTGGATGTCGAAACGGCCGAGAAAGTGCAGCGCCTGATCGACATGCTGGAAGATCTGGACGACGTCCAGGCGGTGTACACCAACGCCGCCTTCCCTGAGGAAGCGGAAGCTTCCTGA